The proteins below are encoded in one region of Juglans microcarpa x Juglans regia isolate MS1-56 chromosome 4D, Jm3101_v1.0, whole genome shotgun sequence:
- the LOC121259363 gene encoding 40S ribosomal protein S11-like, whose product MAEQTEKAFLKQPKVFLCSKKSGKGKRPGKGGNRFWKSIGLGFKTPREAIEGTYIDKKCPFVGNVSIRGRILAGTCHSAKMMRTIIVRRNYLHFVKKYQRYEKRHSNIAAHISPCFRVKEGDYVTIGQCRPLSKTVRFNVLKVIPAGSSGGGKKAFTGI is encoded by the exons ATGGCGGAACAG ACGGAGAAGGCGTTCTTGAAGCAACCCAAGGTGTTCCTTTG CTCGAAGAAGTCGGGGAAAGGGAAAAGGCCCGGAAAAGGAGGGAACCGTTTCTGGAAGAGTATCGGCTTGGGGTTTAAGACTCCTAGAGAGGCTATCGAAG GTACATATATCGATAAGAAATGCCCATTCGTTGGAAATGTTTCCATTAGGGGTCGGATCCTTGCTGGTACTTGCCACAGCGCGAAAATGATGAGGACCATCATTGTTCGGCGCAATTATCTACATTTTGTTAAGAAATACCAAAG ATATGAGAAGAGACATTCAAACATCGCAGCACATATATCCCCATGTTTCCGTGTGAAAGAGGGAGACTATGTCACAATTGGGCAGTGCAG GCCTCTGTCAAAGACAGTGAGGTTTAATGTCTTGAAGGTGATTCCAGCTGGTTCTTCCGGAGGTGGTAAGAAGGCATTCACTGGTATATGA